A part of Desulfomicrobium baculatum DSM 4028 genomic DNA contains:
- the metK gene encoding methionine adenosyltransferase: MILNADHYLFTSESVTEGHPDKIADQISDAVLDCLLAQDPRSRVACETLVTTGMAVIAGEITTEAYADLPEIVRSTVREIGYVSSDMGFDANTCAVISSIDKQSPDIAMGVDRAKPEDQGAGDQGMMFGYATTETSALMPAPIYYAHGLSRRLAEVRKSGILSFLRPDGKTQVSVEYHKGKPVRIDNVVVSSQHTPEVTYEEIFEGIKREVIAKVMPADMMDEKTRIYINTTGRFVAGGPLADCGLTGRKIINDTYGGMGNHGGGAFSGKDPSKVDRSGAYMARYVAKNVVAAGLAGTCEVQIAYAIGVAEPVSVLVTTGGTGVVPDEVLTKAVKEVFDLRPYYIIKRLNLIQPIYRKSACYGHFGREDFVFPWEVTDAIADLKTAAKI; encoded by the coding sequence ATGATTCTCAATGCCGATCACTATCTGTTTACTTCCGAATCCGTGACCGAAGGCCACCCGGACAAAATCGCCGACCAGATTTCCGACGCGGTGCTCGATTGCCTTCTGGCCCAGGACCCCCGCTCGCGCGTGGCCTGCGAAACCCTGGTCACCACCGGCATGGCCGTCATCGCCGGTGAGATCACCACCGAGGCCTACGCCGACCTGCCCGAGATCGTGCGCTCAACCGTACGCGAGATCGGTTATGTCAGCTCCGATATGGGCTTTGACGCCAACACCTGCGCCGTGATCTCTTCCATCGATAAACAGTCCCCTGACATAGCCATGGGCGTTGACCGCGCCAAGCCCGAGGATCAGGGCGCGGGCGACCAGGGCATGATGTTCGGCTACGCGACCACCGAGACCAGCGCGCTCATGCCCGCGCCCATCTACTACGCTCACGGCCTGAGCCGCAGGCTGGCCGAGGTGCGCAAGAGCGGCATCCTGAGTTTCCTGCGCCCGGACGGAAAGACCCAGGTCTCCGTTGAATACCACAAGGGCAAGCCCGTGCGCATCGACAACGTGGTCGTATCCTCCCAGCACACTCCCGAGGTGACCTACGAGGAGATCTTCGAGGGCATCAAGCGCGAGGTCATTGCCAAGGTCATGCCTGCGGACATGATGGACGAGAAGACGCGCATCTACATCAATACCACCGGCCGTTTCGTGGCCGGCGGCCCCTTGGCCGACTGCGGCCTGACCGGGCGAAAGATCATCAACGACACCTACGGCGGCATGGGCAACCACGGCGGCGGCGCCTTCTCCGGCAAGGATCCGTCCAAGGTCGACCGCTCCGGTGCCTACATGGCTCGCTACGTGGCCAAGAACGTGGTCGCCGCCGGGCTGGCCGGGACCTGCGAAGTGCAGATCGCCTACGCCATCGGCGTGGCCGAGCCGGTCTCCGTGCTGGTCACCACCGGAGGCACGGGAGTGGTGCCCGACGAGGTGCTGACCAAGGCCGTGAAGGAGGTCTTCGACCTGCGCCCCTATTACATCATCAAGCGTCTGAACCTCATTCAGCCCATTTACAGGAAAAGCGCCTGCTACGGCCATTTCGGCCGCGAGGATTTCGTCTTCCCCTGGGAAGTGACCGACGCCATCGCCGATCTGAAGACCGCCGCCAAGATCTAG
- the ahcY gene encoding adenosylhomocysteinase gives MTLPIDPKLDNKVADMSLADWGSKEMQLSEREMPGLMALIDKYGSDKPLQGLRVTGSLHMTIQTAMLIKTLHALGADVRWASCNIFSTQDHAAAAVVAEGLAKVFAWKGETLEDYWWCTEMALTWPDGTGPDLIVDDGGDATLLVHEGVKVEKDQSLLARTTDNKEFRCVLDRLILSAKTDPQKWTRIAARIRGVSEETTTGVHRLYQMAKNGELLFPAFNVNDSVTKSKFDNLYGCRESLADGIKRATDIMVAGKVVLVCGYGDVGKGCAQSMRGFGARVLITEVDPICALQAAMEGYEVTTMAKGCLEADIFVTATGNYHVVRAEHMQVMKDEAIICNIGHFDNEIDMGFLENTPGCTKITVKPQVDKWILPSGKSLIVLAEGRLVNLGCATGHPSFVMSNSFTNQVLAQLDLAKNTYEPQVMTLPKILDEEVARLHLARLGVELETLSTEQADYIGVPVTGPYKSDHYRY, from the coding sequence ATGACATTACCCATTGACCCAAAGCTTGATAACAAGGTCGCCGACATGAGTCTGGCTGACTGGGGCTCCAAGGAAATGCAGCTGTCCGAGCGCGAGATGCCGGGGCTGATGGCGCTCATCGACAAGTACGGCAGCGACAAGCCGCTTCAAGGCCTGCGCGTGACCGGCAGCCTGCACATGACCATCCAGACGGCCATGCTCATCAAGACCCTGCATGCCCTTGGCGCTGACGTGCGCTGGGCCTCCTGCAACATTTTTTCGACCCAGGATCATGCCGCGGCCGCAGTGGTGGCCGAGGGCCTGGCCAAGGTCTTCGCCTGGAAGGGCGAGACCCTGGAAGATTACTGGTGGTGCACGGAGATGGCTCTGACCTGGCCCGACGGAACAGGACCGGACCTCATCGTCGATGACGGCGGAGACGCCACCCTGCTGGTGCACGAAGGCGTGAAGGTCGAGAAGGACCAGTCCCTTCTTGCCCGCACCACGGATAATAAAGAGTTCCGCTGCGTGCTCGATCGCCTGATCCTGAGCGCCAAGACCGATCCCCAGAAGTGGACCAGGATCGCGGCCCGCATCCGTGGCGTGTCCGAGGAGACCACCACCGGCGTGCATCGCCTCTACCAGATGGCCAAGAACGGCGAACTGCTCTTCCCGGCCTTCAACGTCAACGACTCCGTGACCAAATCCAAGTTCGACAATCTTTACGGCTGCCGCGAGTCCCTGGCCGACGGCATCAAGCGCGCCACGGACATCATGGTCGCGGGCAAGGTCGTGCTGGTCTGCGGCTACGGCGACGTGGGCAAGGGCTGCGCCCAGTCCATGCGCGGCTTCGGCGCGCGCGTGCTGATCACCGAAGTCGACCCCATCTGCGCCCTGCAGGCGGCCATGGAAGGCTACGAGGTCACGACCATGGCCAAGGGCTGCCTGGAAGCGGACATCTTCGTCACGGCCACGGGCAACTACCACGTCGTGCGCGCCGAACACATGCAGGTCATGAAGGACGAGGCCATCATCTGCAATATCGGCCACTTCGACAACGAGATCGACATGGGCTTCCTGGAGAACACCCCCGGCTGCACCAAGATCACCGTCAAGCCGCAGGTGGACAAATGGATCCTGCCTTCCGGCAAGAGCCTCATCGTCCTGGCCGAAGGGCGTCTGGTGAACCTGGGCTGCGCCACGGGGCACCCCAGCTTCGTCATGTCCAACTCCTTTACCAACCAGGTTCTGGCCCAGCTCGATCTGGCCAAGAACACCTACGAGCCCCAGGTCATGACTCTGCCCAAGATTCTGGACGAGGAAGTGGCCCGCCTGCACCTGGCGCGTCTGGGCGTGGAGCTTGAGACCCTGTCCACGGAACAGGCCGATTATATCGGAGTACCCGTGACAGGTCCGTACAAGTCCGATCATTATCGCTATTAA
- a CDS encoding ArsR/SmtB family transcription factor: MKLLTQTKALADETRLRLIGVLAAHELNVGEIVQVLDMGQSRISRHLKILMDAGLVVCQRHGLWAFYSSSAANGSRALLAAVLEGLKGLPEHQQDLDRAAQVLNDRRLSTTRFFDGIASDWNRLSREMLGDFALGPAIMKRLAASEMEKGTVVDLGCGPGLLLGHLAGAADCVIGVDNSARMLDAAAKLLPEGLEVSLRIGDLEHLPLRDGEADAAIMSLVLHHLAAPQDGIAEMGRVVRPGGQAVLVDFLLHDNETLRTRYGDRWLGFSQNDLQLWLEKAGFQELACERHPVNLGLTLMVVTARREEFSM; this comes from the coding sequence ATGAAACTACTGACCCAGACCAAGGCCCTGGCCGATGAAACCAGGCTTCGCCTGATCGGCGTGCTGGCCGCGCACGAACTCAACGTGGGCGAGATCGTGCAGGTTCTGGACATGGGCCAGTCGCGCATTTCGAGGCATCTCAAGATTCTCATGGACGCCGGGCTGGTGGTTTGTCAGCGCCATGGCTTGTGGGCCTTCTATTCGTCTTCCGCGGCCAACGGTTCCAGGGCGCTCCTTGCGGCGGTGCTGGAAGGGCTCAAGGGCTTGCCCGAGCATCAGCAGGATCTGGACCGAGCCGCGCAGGTCCTGAACGATCGCAGGCTTTCAACGACCCGCTTTTTTGATGGCATCGCTTCGGACTGGAACCGCCTGAGCCGCGAAATGCTGGGTGATTTTGCGCTGGGGCCGGCCATCATGAAGCGTCTTGCCGCCTCTGAGATGGAGAAGGGCACCGTGGTCGACCTGGGCTGCGGACCGGGACTTCTGCTCGGGCATCTGGCCGGCGCGGCAGATTGTGTCATCGGCGTGGACAACTCTGCGCGCATGCTTGACGCGGCGGCCAAGCTCCTGCCCGAGGGGCTCGAGGTCAGCTTGCGCATCGGCGATCTTGAGCACCTGCCCCTGCGCGACGGGGAGGCGGACGCGGCCATCATGTCGCTGGTGCTGCATCATCTGGCCGCGCCCCAGGACGGCATCGCCGAGATGGGCCGGGTGGTCCGGCCCGGTGGCCAGGCCGTGCTGGTGGATTTTCTGCTGCACGACAACGAGACCCTGCGCACACGCTATGGCGACCGCTGGCTCGGGTTTTCCCAGAACGACCTCCAGTTGTGGCTGGAAAAGGCCGGTTTTCAGGAGCTGGCCTGCGAGCGCCATCCCGTCAACCTGGGGCTGACGCTCATGGTCGTCACCGCCCGCCGCGAAGAATTTTCAATGTAA
- a CDS encoding DUF721 domain-containing protein has protein sequence MHKREKKVRSASEALGMVLGTPEAALELAIARLWRHWPEILGPEIAEMIRPLGHRKTTMLLGATNSMVMQEFSYFAQNILDKANSFLGNAYFQKVQIELMAGRPALDTSLLPKFPPRPAAPKPDILGNLLPCMDPSSPVTSCYRAYVRHFRPELDIPELDIPKLDIPKPDIKGNE, from the coding sequence ATGCACAAACGCGAAAAGAAAGTACGCTCCGCGTCCGAGGCGCTCGGCATGGTCCTCGGTACGCCCGAGGCCGCGCTGGAGCTGGCCATAGCACGGTTGTGGCGGCACTGGCCCGAAATCCTCGGGCCTGAGATCGCCGAAATGATCCGTCCCCTGGGGCACCGGAAGACCACCATGCTGCTTGGGGCGACCAACTCCATGGTCATGCAGGAATTTTCCTACTTTGCGCAAAACATCCTGGACAAGGCCAACAGTTTTCTGGGCAACGCCTATTTTCAAAAAGTGCAGATCGAGCTCATGGCCGGCCGCCCCGCCCTGGACACGTCTCTGCTGCCAAAATTCCCGCCCCGGCCCGCGGCACCGAAACCAGACATCCTCGGCAACCTTCTCCCCTGCATGGATCCCTCCTCGCCGGTAACGTCCTGCTACCGGGCCTACGTCAGGCATTTCCGCCCGGAGCTCGATATCCCGGAGCTCGACATCCCAAAACTCGATATCCCCAAACCCGATATCAAAGGAAACGAATGA
- a CDS encoding DUF2927 domain-containing protein codes for MSKHALFLIALFLLFTSASARADTDAILRDYIPSGTITRFEEPVLFWIGGKDRLEGQYYIDTVVNEMRRIIPHLSFKQVSSMNKANVRFYLTDSREEWQEAVTKSSQGMAGWQEVGDRIRGFTLLASNGGIIKKADIVLHLNFQTSGGQKLWIVRHELMHALGIMTHPKATLSTVLNSKQAQEEKNSIFSDADILVLKTIYSPDLLPGATW; via the coding sequence ATGAGCAAGCACGCCCTCTTTCTTATCGCCCTTTTTCTGCTGTTCACCTCCGCGTCAGCCCGGGCCGACACGGACGCGATCCTGCGCGACTACATCCCGAGCGGGACAATCACGCGCTTCGAGGAGCCGGTGCTGTTCTGGATCGGAGGCAAGGATCGCCTTGAAGGACAGTATTATATAGATACGGTCGTAAACGAAATGCGCCGCATCATCCCCCATCTGTCCTTCAAGCAGGTTTCCTCCATGAACAAGGCCAATGTGCGATTCTACCTGACCGACTCCAGGGAAGAGTGGCAGGAGGCGGTGACCAAAAGCTCCCAGGGCATGGCAGGCTGGCAGGAGGTTGGTGACCGCATCCGGGGCTTCACCCTGCTGGCCTCAAATGGCGGGATCATCAAAAAGGCCGACATCGTCCTGCATCTGAACTTTCAGACCTCGGGCGGACAAAAACTCTGGATTGTCCGCCACGAACTCATGCACGCCCTGGGCATCATGACCCACCCCAAGGCAACCCTGAGCACGGTTCTCAACTCAAAGCAGGCCCAGGAAGAAAAGAACAGCATCTTTTCGGACGCCGACATCCTCGTGCTCAAGACCATATACAGCCCCGATCTCTTGCCCGGAGCCACGTGGTGA
- a CDS encoding Fic family protein: MLIIDTLDITPELLGLVAEIDEFKGAWKALGTLAPERLSALRRIASIESIGSSTRIEGSRLSDSEVERLLANLSIRSFATRDEQEVAGYAQTMEQIFQSWEYIPLTENHIRQLHRDVLRHSDKDERHRGNYKSSPNNVAAFDENGQQIGIVFETAAPFDTPRLMRELVEWTNAALETRSLHPLLVMGIFTVTFLAIHPFQDGNGRLSRILTSLLLLRSGYAYAPYSSLESVIENSKEGYYLALRQTQATIRTDAPDWKPWLLFFLRALHQQMKRLEKKVEREHLVLAALPELSLRILEHAREHGRVTLKEMVILTGASRNTLKDHFRKLVEIRHLTMQGQGRGVWYRIG, translated from the coding sequence ATGCTTATCATCGATACCCTTGATATTACGCCGGAACTCCTTGGTCTTGTTGCAGAAATCGACGAATTTAAAGGCGCGTGGAAAGCTCTGGGTACGCTGGCCCCGGAGCGGCTTTCCGCCTTGCGACGGATTGCGTCCATTGAAAGCATCGGCTCTTCCACCCGCATCGAGGGCAGTAGGCTCTCCGACAGCGAGGTGGAGAGGTTGCTGGCAAATCTTTCCATCCGCTCCTTTGCCACGCGCGACGAACAGGAAGTGGCCGGATATGCGCAAACCATGGAGCAAATTTTCCAGTCCTGGGAATACATTCCCCTGACGGAAAATCATATCCGTCAGCTTCATCGGGACGTGCTGCGCCACAGTGATAAAGACGAACGCCACCGAGGCAATTACAAATCCTCCCCGAACAACGTCGCCGCCTTTGATGAGAATGGGCAACAAATAGGCATCGTCTTTGAAACCGCCGCTCCCTTTGATACGCCCCGCCTCATGCGTGAGTTGGTCGAGTGGACAAACGCCGCGCTGGAAACTCGAAGCCTGCATCCTCTGCTGGTCATGGGGATCTTTACAGTGACGTTCCTCGCGATCCATCCCTTTCAAGACGGCAACGGCCGTTTGTCCCGCATCCTGACCTCGCTCCTGCTGCTGCGCTCTGGCTATGCCTACGCGCCGTACAGTTCGCTTGAAAGCGTCATCGAGAACAGTAAAGAAGGCTACTACCTCGCTCTGCGTCAGACACAGGCGACCATTCGCACCGATGCCCCTGACTGGAAGCCCTGGCTGTTGTTTTTTCTACGCGCTCTGCATCAACAGATGAAACGGCTTGAAAAGAAGGTAGAGAGAGAGCATCTCGTGCTGGCCGCATTGCCGGAACTTTCCCTGCGCATTCTGGAGCACGCCCGTGAACATGGCCGGGTAACGCTGAAAGAAATGGTCATCCTGACCGGGGCCAGCCGGAACACCTTGAAAGATCATTTTCGCAAGCTGGTGGAAATAAGGCATTTGACCATGCAGGGTCAGGGCAGAGGGGTGTGGTATAGGATCGGCTGA
- a CDS encoding transporter substrate-binding domain-containing protein: protein MSEQIFFAGCDANHSGSHVFRPSRHVVALLAFMLLVFILQTPRTAVASEPSSPVISAAEIDYPPFSIVDETGRADGFSVELLRAALAAMGRDVTFRTGPWGEVKGWLEKGDVQVLPLVGRTPEREELFDFTVPYMSLHGAIVVRSGTEDIQSLADLKGRRVAVMRGDNAEEFLRREERGILIQTTPSFEQALHELSQGRHDAVVVQRLVGLRLISKTGLANLRIVDKPIEGFRQDFCFAVKNGDSHMLALLNEGLAIVIADGTHRRLHARWFAALELPGQRRLIVGGDHRYPPFEYLDEKGNPAGFNVELTRMIAREMGLDVEIRLGPWADVLRDLERGEIDAVQGMFYSVERDRKFDFTQAHSVNNYAVVVRRGESAPPVSLSDLKGKRIVVQKGDVSHDYLLQRGLESQIFTVESPEDMLKELAEGKYDCALVPRIVALHIIKARAWTNLQLSQNSFFSLDYCYAVPNGHAALLAQFSEGLQVVKDSGEYRRLHEKWMGVYEQHPPSFAAILRNLAMVVAPLLLLLFGFFLWSWMLRRQVKKRTRELQESEERFKVLHNASFGGIAIHDQGIILDCNQGLSEITGYSADELIGMNGLMLISEDSRDMVMSNILFGDDGPYEALGLRKNGEEYPVRLEARNIPYKAKHVRVTEFRDITEQKRAEEALLQAKTQAETANQAKSEFLANMSHEIRTPINGVMGMLQLLETTPLDAEQASYIHMATEAANRLTRLLTDILDLSRVEAGKMEIREAPFQIQDIIDSVSGLFAVTARNKNVALECRLAPGMPEVLVGDEMRVRQVLFNLVGNALKFTERGRVVMDITALPAKDDGDYRVHFRVTDTGIGIAEDRLGDIFEPFRQVENSLTRNYQGAGLGLSIVQRLVGLMGGTITIESTLGQGTSAHVVLPFKTQGDSSAGAAETFFTGSGDRLHVLLVEDDPSNRLPIQKLLEKAGHEVLLAENGRQAFELLAASDIDCILMDIQMPVMDGIEATRIIRESAALGPKKDVPIIALTAYAMDGDKEKFLAAGMNGYAAKPVTIENLLQKMDEVLAGRRR, encoded by the coding sequence ATGAGCGAACAAATTTTCTTTGCGGGCTGCGACGCGAACCATTCGGGCAGTCATGTCTTCAGACCGTCGCGACACGTCGTGGCGTTGCTCGCGTTCATGCTGCTCGTCTTCATCCTGCAAACGCCGCGAACTGCCGTCGCATCCGAACCATCGTCACCCGTCATCTCGGCCGCCGAGATCGATTACCCGCCTTTTTCCATTGTCGATGAAACGGGCCGCGCAGACGGTTTTTCCGTGGAACTTCTGCGTGCCGCCCTGGCCGCCATGGGCCGCGACGTCACCTTCCGCACGGGGCCCTGGGGCGAAGTCAAGGGCTGGCTGGAAAAGGGTGACGTGCAGGTCCTGCCCCTGGTCGGCCGCACGCCCGAGCGTGAAGAACTCTTTGATTTCACCGTGCCTTACATGTCCCTGCACGGGGCCATCGTGGTGCGCTCCGGGACGGAAGATATCCAGAGCCTGGCCGATCTCAAGGGACGGCGGGTGGCCGTCATGCGCGGCGACAACGCCGAGGAATTTTTGCGTCGAGAAGAACGCGGCATACTGATCCAAACCACGCCCAGCTTCGAACAAGCCCTGCACGAGTTGTCCCAGGGACGTCACGACGCCGTGGTCGTGCAACGCCTTGTGGGGCTGCGCCTCATCTCTAAAACAGGACTTGCGAACCTGCGGATCGTCGACAAGCCCATCGAGGGCTTTCGTCAGGATTTCTGCTTCGCCGTCAAGAATGGCGACAGCCACATGCTGGCCTTGCTCAACGAAGGCCTCGCCATAGTCATTGCCGACGGGACCCACCGCCGTCTCCACGCCCGGTGGTTCGCCGCCCTGGAACTGCCGGGACAGCGCCGCCTCATCGTGGGCGGTGATCATCGTTATCCTCCGTTCGAGTATCTGGACGAAAAGGGAAACCCGGCCGGTTTCAATGTCGAGCTCACCCGGATGATTGCCAGGGAGATGGGGCTTGATGTTGAAATCCGTCTCGGACCCTGGGCCGATGTGCTGCGCGATCTGGAGCGAGGCGAAATCGATGCTGTTCAAGGCATGTTCTATTCTGTGGAGCGGGACCGTAAATTCGACTTCACCCAGGCTCACTCTGTGAACAATTACGCTGTTGTGGTGCGACGCGGAGAAAGCGCTCCGCCGGTTTCATTGAGCGATCTCAAAGGCAAGCGCATCGTCGTTCAGAAAGGAGATGTCAGTCACGACTATCTGTTGCAGCGAGGCCTGGAGTCCCAGATTTTCACCGTGGAGAGCCCGGAGGACATGCTTAAGGAACTGGCCGAGGGAAAATATGACTGCGCGCTGGTCCCCCGCATCGTCGCCCTGCACATCATCAAGGCGCGCGCCTGGACAAATCTGCAACTGAGCCAAAATTCGTTTTTTTCACTGGATTACTGCTATGCCGTGCCCAATGGGCATGCGGCGCTTCTGGCGCAGTTCAGCGAGGGGCTGCAGGTTGTCAAGGATTCCGGCGAATACCGTCGTCTCCACGAAAAATGGATGGGCGTGTACGAGCAGCACCCCCCGTCGTTTGCCGCCATCCTGCGCAATCTCGCCATGGTCGTTGCGCCGCTGCTTCTGCTCTTGTTCGGATTTTTTCTTTGGTCCTGGATGCTGCGTAGGCAGGTGAAAAAAAGGACGCGAGAGCTGCAGGAAAGCGAGGAACGTTTCAAAGTCCTTCACAATGCCTCTTTCGGCGGCATCGCCATTCACGACCAGGGCATCATCCTGGACTGCAATCAGGGGCTCTCCGAAATAACCGGCTATTCCGCAGATGAACTGATCGGGATGAATGGCCTCATGCTCATATCCGAAGACTCCCGCGATATGGTTATGAGCAATATCCTGTTTGGAGACGACGGCCCCTATGAGGCGTTGGGCCTTCGCAAAAACGGGGAAGAGTATCCCGTCCGCCTCGAAGCACGTAACATCCCATATAAAGCAAAGCATGTACGGGTTACGGAGTTTCGGGACATAACCGAACAAAAACGGGCTGAAGAAGCTCTGCTGCAGGCAAAGACGCAAGCAGAGACCGCCAACCAGGCAAAAAGCGAATTTCTGGCCAACATGAGCCATGAGATCCGTACTCCCATCAACGGCGTCATGGGTATGCTCCAACTGCTGGAGACCACCCCGCTTGACGCCGAACAGGCCAGCTACATCCACATGGCCACAGAGGCCGCCAACCGCCTGACCAGACTCCTGACGGACATTCTCGACCTCTCCAGGGTGGAGGCCGGCAAGATGGAGATTCGCGAAGCACCCTTCCAGATTCAGGACATCATCGATTCCGTCTCCGGACTTTTCGCCGTCACGGCCAGAAACAAGAACGTGGCCCTGGAATGTCGCTTGGCCCCGGGCATGCCCGAAGTCCTGGTCGGAGATGAAATGCGGGTGCGTCAGGTGCTCTTCAACCTGGTGGGCAACGCCCTCAAATTCACGGAGCGCGGCAGGGTCGTCATGGACATCACGGCCTTGCCCGCAAAGGATGACGGCGACTATCGCGTGCATTTTCGCGTCACGGACACAGGCATCGGCATCGCCGAAGACAGGCTTGGCGACATCTTCGAGCCGTTCCGGCAGGTCGAAAACTCCTTGACCCGAAATTACCAGGGCGCCGGACTGGGCTTGTCCATCGTGCAACGGCTGGTTGGCCTCATGGGCGGGACCATCACCATCGAGAGCACCCTGGGTCAAGGCACGAGCGCGCATGTCGTCCTGCCCTTCAAGACACAGGGAGATTCGTCAGCAGGCGCCGCCGAAACATTTTTCACCGGGTCTGGCGACAGACTGCACGTGCTCCTGGTCGAGGACGACCCGTCCAACCGCCTCCCGATCCAGAAGCTCCTGGAAAAGGCTGGACATGAGGTGCTTCTGGCCGAAAACGGCCGGCAGGCTTTTGAACTGCTGGCCGCAAGCGATATCGACTGCATCCTCATGGACATCCAGATGCCCGTCATGGATGGGATCGAAGCGACCCGCATCATCCGCGAATCCGCCGCCCTCGGCCCCAAGAAGGACGTCCCCATCATCGCCCTGACGGCCTACGCCATGGACGGAGACAAGGAGAAGTTCCTGGCCGCCGGCATGAACGGATATGCGGCCAAACCCGTAACGATCGAGAACCTCCTGCAAAAAATGGATGAAGTGCTGGCAGGGCGGCGGCGTTAG